One Drosophila kikkawai strain 14028-0561.14 chromosome 3L, DkikHiC1v2, whole genome shotgun sequence genomic window carries:
- the scramb1 gene encoding phospholipid scramblase 1 isoform X2: MRIGGDWMSIPSGIPNCPRGLEYLTTIDQLLVKQKVELLEAFTGFETNNKFSIKNALGQKVYYAVEDNDCCTRNCCGPSRPFDMRVFDNYQQEVIHMHRPLACSSCLFPCCLQSIEVSAPPGNVIGTIEQEWSICSPSFRILNHIGDTVLRIQGPFCTFSLCGDVEFEVLSLTGEKVGKISKQWSGLAREIFTDADFFGISFPLDLDVRMKAVLLGATFLIDAMFFEKQGNQETDRPGML; this comes from the exons ATGAGGATAGGAG GCGACTGGATGAGTATACCTTCCGGAATTCCGAACTGTCCGCGCGGATTGGAGTACCTTACGACTATCGACCAGCTTTTGGTTAAGCAAAAGGTCGAGCTCCTCGAGGCCTTCACCGGCTTCGAGACCAACAACAAGTTCTCGATCAAGAATGCCCTCGGCCAGAAGGTCTACTACGCGGTGGAGGACAATGACTGTTGCACGAGGAATTGCTGTGGTCCCTCGCGACCCTTTGACATGCGTGTTTTTGACAATTATCAGCAGGAAGTGATCCATATGCATCGTCCCTTGGCCTGCTCTTCGTGCCTGTTTCCCTGCTGCCTGCAGAGTATTGAGGTTTCGGCACCGCCAGGCAATGTCATTGGCACCATTGAGCAGGAGTGGTCCATCTGCTCGCCCTCGTTCCGTATCCTGAATCACATTGGGGATACAGTGTTGCGTATTCAGGGACCTTTTTGCACGTTTTCGCTGTGCGGAGATGTGGAGTTTGAA GTGCTTTCCCTAACGGGCGAGAAGGTGGGCAAGATCTCTAAGCAGTGGTCAGGCTTGGCACGTGAAATCTTCACGGATGCAGACTTCTTTGGCATCAGTTTTCCGCTGGATTTGGATGTGCGCATGAAGGCGGTGTTGCTGGGCGCCACATTCCTGATT GATGCCATGTTCTTTGAGAAACAAGGCAACCAGGAGACAGATCGCCCTGGAATGCTTTAG
- the scramb1 gene encoding phospholipid scramblase 2 isoform X3 — MSTEKRTSGVSNCISTLDLSGENHTGGGDATRGGGGGVKSGSKVLRFIWHSLYSQYTHLCSRSQTLRQLVCREANRPLPKKLRHTMRLNKSAKRKGYEFYISDEDRSIPSGIPNCPRGLEYLTTIDQLLVKQKVELLEAFTGFETNNKFSIKNALGQKVYYAVEDNDCCTRNCCGPSRPFDMRVFDNYQQEVIHMHRPLACSSCLFPCCLQSIEVSAPPGNVIGTIEQEWSICSPSFRILNHIGDTVLRIQGPFCTFSLCGDVEFEVLSLTGEKVGKISKQWSGLAREIFTDADFFGISFPLDLDVRMKAVLLGATFLIDAMFFEKQGNQETDRPGML, encoded by the exons ATGTCCACCGAAAAGCGAACAAGTGGCGTCTCGAATTGCATTTCCACGCTGGATCTGAGCGGGGAAAACCACACGGGAGGAGGAGATGCCACAaggggcggcggcggtggtgtgAAGAGCGGCTCCAAGGTGCTGCGTTTCATCTGGCACTCACTGTACAGCCAGTACACTCACCTCTGCTCGAGATCCCAGACCCTGAGGCAACTGGTCTGCCGGGAGGCCAACAGGCCGCTGCCCAAGAAGCTGCGCCACACGATGCGCCTGAACAAGTCGGCCAAGCGGAAGGGTTACGAGTTTTACATTAGCGATGAGGATAGGAG TATACCTTCCGGAATTCCGAACTGTCCGCGCGGATTGGAGTACCTTACGACTATCGACCAGCTTTTGGTTAAGCAAAAGGTCGAGCTCCTCGAGGCCTTCACCGGCTTCGAGACCAACAACAAGTTCTCGATCAAGAATGCCCTCGGCCAGAAGGTCTACTACGCGGTGGAGGACAATGACTGTTGCACGAGGAATTGCTGTGGTCCCTCGCGACCCTTTGACATGCGTGTTTTTGACAATTATCAGCAGGAAGTGATCCATATGCATCGTCCCTTGGCCTGCTCTTCGTGCCTGTTTCCCTGCTGCCTGCAGAGTATTGAGGTTTCGGCACCGCCAGGCAATGTCATTGGCACCATTGAGCAGGAGTGGTCCATCTGCTCGCCCTCGTTCCGTATCCTGAATCACATTGGGGATACAGTGTTGCGTATTCAGGGACCTTTTTGCACGTTTTCGCTGTGCGGAGATGTGGAGTTTGAA GTGCTTTCCCTAACGGGCGAGAAGGTGGGCAAGATCTCTAAGCAGTGGTCAGGCTTGGCACGTGAAATCTTCACGGATGCAGACTTCTTTGGCATCAGTTTTCCGCTGGATTTGGATGTGCGCATGAAGGCGGTGTTGCTGGGCGCCACATTCCTGATT GATGCCATGTTCTTTGAGAAACAAGGCAACCAGGAGACAGATCGCCCTGGAATGCTTTAG
- the scramb1 gene encoding phospholipid scramblase 2 isoform X1 yields the protein MKSNVNQGGYAPPGFGAGYQPNAPPAEGFGYPPPQPHQSAPYSPPPGHPQGPPPMNYGFVPGQHQSGGYAPVPQMPPYGEAPPYGAGQPPYMGGGPPQPQGFGGYPPGPAGPPQGFGGYPPGQPQQPVITQPGMGPGMGGPGMPAGMGQGGPAGDWMSIPSGIPNCPRGLEYLTTIDQLLVKQKVELLEAFTGFETNNKFSIKNALGQKVYYAVEDNDCCTRNCCGPSRPFDMRVFDNYQQEVIHMHRPLACSSCLFPCCLQSIEVSAPPGNVIGTIEQEWSICSPSFRILNHIGDTVLRIQGPFCTFSLCGDVEFEVLSLTGEKVGKISKQWSGLAREIFTDADFFGISFPLDLDVRMKAVLLGATFLIDAMFFEKQGNQETDRPGML from the exons ATGAAGAGCAACGTAAACCAGGGGGGATACGCGCCCCCGGGCTTTGGAGCCGGATACCAGCCCAATGCTCCTCCGGCCGAAGGATTCGGGTATCCGCCTCCCCAGCCGCATCAATCCGCTCCATATTCGCCGCCGCCAGGGCATCCACAGGGACCGCCGCCCATGAATTAC GGTTTTGTGCCTGGTCAACATCAGTCAGGCGGCTACGCTCCAGTTCCACAGATGCCGCCCTACGGAGAAGCACCGCCTTATGGAGCCGGACAGCCGCCATATATGGGTGGCGGACCACCACAGCCACAGGGTTTTGGAGGATATCCACCAGGTCCGGCAGGACCGCCGCAGGGTTTTGGAGGATATCCACCGGGACAGCCGCAACAGCCAGTGATCACGCAACCAGGAATGGGACCAGGAATGGGTGGTCCAGGCATGCCAGCAGGAATGGGACAAGGCGGACCAGCGG GCGACTGGATGAGTATACCTTCCGGAATTCCGAACTGTCCGCGCGGATTGGAGTACCTTACGACTATCGACCAGCTTTTGGTTAAGCAAAAGGTCGAGCTCCTCGAGGCCTTCACCGGCTTCGAGACCAACAACAAGTTCTCGATCAAGAATGCCCTCGGCCAGAAGGTCTACTACGCGGTGGAGGACAATGACTGTTGCACGAGGAATTGCTGTGGTCCCTCGCGACCCTTTGACATGCGTGTTTTTGACAATTATCAGCAGGAAGTGATCCATATGCATCGTCCCTTGGCCTGCTCTTCGTGCCTGTTTCCCTGCTGCCTGCAGAGTATTGAGGTTTCGGCACCGCCAGGCAATGTCATTGGCACCATTGAGCAGGAGTGGTCCATCTGCTCGCCCTCGTTCCGTATCCTGAATCACATTGGGGATACAGTGTTGCGTATTCAGGGACCTTTTTGCACGTTTTCGCTGTGCGGAGATGTGGAGTTTGAA GTGCTTTCCCTAACGGGCGAGAAGGTGGGCAAGATCTCTAAGCAGTGGTCAGGCTTGGCACGTGAAATCTTCACGGATGCAGACTTCTTTGGCATCAGTTTTCCGCTGGATTTGGATGTGCGCATGAAGGCGGTGTTGCTGGGCGCCACATTCCTGATT GATGCCATGTTCTTTGAGAAACAAGGCAACCAGGAGACAGATCGCCCTGGAATGCTTTAG